The Peromyscus eremicus chromosome 11, PerEre_H2_v1, whole genome shotgun sequence genome includes a window with the following:
- the LOC131921715 gene encoding sentrin-specific protease 2-like, which produces MEMKPETSGQGQKRKYQDEGGTEIKSEALGQVKKVKCQDEGATDLEFEEPSKTPKRIPQKQQDLELQSQQPCKDELWEPHQENLRQLKPLEWGKGPQEQAVTGRESGDGGKGRKRPCCLMEEYAENHQRQKYQRLLQHLQPSDHMKSDPQRAHTTLVDTVKIKDCVEGHSHGFRTTQCDPKQSTVVATKECVSPDLKVRTCTENSSDTQKKDAINLEGRRGHHLEPDLVRAEAQVFLHSGSNRSLPNKMPVVITEKKPVAEQEKGRGTDEVLSVTEDMEKEIRNALGPGPQEEILTSAFKLHITRGDIQTLENGKWLNDEVINFYMNLLVERNNKKGYPALHVFSTFFYPKLKHGGYSSVKRWTRGIKLFEKEIILVPIHQKVHWSLIVIDLRKQSIVYFDSMGQTGQSICETIFEYLQNESKTRRNIELDPLKWKRYSMASKEIPQQLNGSDCGIFTCKYADYISRDQPLTFSQQHMPIFRKRMVWEILHNHLL; this is translated from the coding sequence ATGGAGATGAAGCCTGAAACTTCAGGGCAAGGTCAGAAACGAAAATACCAGGATGAAGGTGGGACGGAGATCAAGTCTGAAGCTTTGGGACAAGTTAAAAAAGTGAAATGCCAGGATGAGGGTGCAACGGATTTGGAGTTTGAAGAGCCCAGCAAAACTCCAAAGCGGATACCTCAGAAACAGCAAGACCTAGAGCTTCAAAGTCAACAGCCATGCAAGGATGAGTTATGGGAACCCCATCAAGAAAATCTAAGACAACTAAAGCCCCTAGAGTGGGGTAAAGGTCCACAGGAGCAGGCTGTAACTGGGAGAGAGTCTGGGGATGGTGGGAAGGGTCGCAAGCGGCCCTGTTGCCTCATGGAGGAATATGCTGAAAACCACCAAAGGCAAAAGTACCAAAGGTTACTGCAGCACCTTCAGCCCAGTGATCATATGAAATCTGACCCACAGAGGGCTCACACAACCCTAGTAGATACCGTGAAGATCAAAGATTGTGTGGAAGGGCACAGTCATGGATTCAGAACAACTCAGTGTGATCCTAAACAATCCACTGTTGTTGCCACAAAGGAATGTGTCTCACCAGACTTGAAAGTGAGGACGTGTACAGAGAACTCTTCTGATACACAGAAGAAAGATGCCATAAACCTTGAAGGAAGAAGAGGACACCACTTGGAGCCTGACTTGGTAAGAGCAGAGGCTCAAGTCTTCCTGCATAGTGGCAGCAATAGGTCACTCCCCAACAAGATGCCAGTAGTTATAACAGAGAAAAAGCCTGTTGCAGAACAGGAAAAGGGGAGAGGAACAGATGAAGTCCTTAGTGTTACAGAGGACAtggaaaaggaaataagaaatgcACTAGGTCCAGGACCCCAGGAAGAAATCTTAACTAGTGCATTCAAACTGCATATTACTCGAGGAGATATCCAGACACTAGAGAATGGTAAGTGGCTCAATGATGAGGTTATCAATTTTTACATGAATCTTCTGGTtgagagaaataacaaaaaaggGTACCCAGCTCTTCATGTGTTCAGCACTTTCTTTTACCCCAAACTAAAGCATGGAGGCTATTCTTCTGTTAAACGATGGACTCGAGGAATAAAActgtttgaaaaagaaattattctagTACCTATTCACCAGAAGGTACATTGGAGCCTGATAGTAATTGACCTAAGAAAACAAAGTATTGTTTACTTTGATTCAATGGGACAGACAGGGCAGAGTATTTGTGAGACCATCTTTGAATATTTACAAAATGAGAGCAAAACTCGAAGGAACATTGAGCTGGACCCTTTGAAGTGGAAAAGATACAGTATGGCTTCAAAGGAGATTCCTCAACAACTCAATGGGAGTGACTGTGGAATTTTTACTTGTAAATATGCAGATTACATTTCTAGAGACCAACCACTTACCTTTTCTCAGCAACACATGCCCATCTTTAGGAAGAGGATGGTGTGGGAAATCCTGCATAATCACCTACTGTAA